In the genome of Marinitoga sp. 1197, one region contains:
- a CDS encoding 6-phosphofructokinase, protein MKRIAVLNVGGDCPGLNSAIRALVRKSAMEDIEVLGVYDGFKGFLEDRVFVMTKEHVSGILERGGTILGSSKFDPTKNSNDLLKLKENFEKYQITAFVIMSGHTGTEIAIKLSDEGMPSIIIPATIDNDLPWTDFSIGFFTALETVTKTLDSLHSTASAGHRVIVVEVGGDEAGWLATLGGLTGGADYILIPEIKFNPDKLIENIRKRYEEGKKFSIVVVQEKCSLSERLKIIKEKLPESSPSEIVSRYIKNTIEGVECRNVNLGYMQRGGTPVSFDRLIATMFSTKAIEYIKKGKVNIALSLKGFEISSVPFSQDLLNNKEIDSRIYEMAKIFF, encoded by the coding sequence ATGAAAAGAATTGCCGTTTTAAATGTTGGTGGAGATTGTCCTGGTTTGAATAGTGCTATTAGAGCTTTAGTTAGAAAATCCGCTATGGAAGACATTGAAGTCTTAGGAGTATATGATGGTTTTAAAGGTTTTTTAGAAGATAGAGTATTTGTAATGACAAAAGAACATGTATCAGGAATATTGGAACGTGGTGGAACTATTTTAGGCTCTTCTAAATTTGATCCTACAAAAAATTCTAACGATCTGTTGAAATTAAAAGAAAATTTTGAAAAATATCAGATTACTGCCTTTGTAATAATGAGTGGACATACTGGTACAGAAATAGCCATAAAATTATCGGATGAAGGTATGCCTTCAATTATAATTCCTGCAACAATAGATAATGATTTACCATGGACCGATTTCAGTATAGGTTTTTTTACAGCTTTAGAAACAGTAACAAAAACTCTTGACTCTCTTCATTCTACAGCTAGCGCCGGTCATAGAGTTATTGTTGTCGAAGTTGGTGGCGATGAAGCTGGTTGGCTGGCTACATTAGGAGGTTTAACCGGCGGAGCTGATTATATATTAATTCCCGAAATTAAATTTAATCCTGATAAATTAATTGAAAATATAAGAAAAAGATACGAAGAAGGTAAAAAATTCTCCATTGTTGTAGTACAAGAAAAATGTTCATTATCTGAAAGATTAAAAATTATTAAAGAAAAATTACCTGAAAGTTCCCCTTCTGAAATAGTTTCAAGATATATTAAAAACACTATTGAAGGAGTTGAATGCAGAAATGTTAATCTGGGCTATATGCAAAGGGGAGGAACACCTGTATCTTTTGATAGATTGATCGCAACAATGTTTTCAACAAAGGCTATTGAATACATAAAAAAAGGAAAAGTCAATATTGCACTATCTCTAAAAGGTTTCGAAATATCGAGTGTACCTTTTTCACAAGATTTATTAAACAATAAAGAAATTGACTCCAGAATTTATGAAATGGCAAAAATATTTTTCTAA